A genomic window from Anthocerotibacter panamensis C109 includes:
- a CDS encoding DNA polymerase III subunit alpha produces the protein MGFVGLHVHSEYSLLDGASQLPQLVEQARQLGMPALALTDHGVMYGALELIKLCRKASLKPIVGVEGYIINTDYGSAQTTARVHKYHQVILAKNFQGYKNLVKLVTLSNLEGETGKGIFKRPCISKRLLEHYREGLMVTSACLGGEIPQAILQGDLKRALAVAEWYQERFGEDFYLEIQDHGTREDRVVNTALVRLGRKLGIKLIATNDSHFTCQDDVDAHDALLCIQTGKSIAEEKRLRYSGTEYLKSAEQMALLFRDHLEDEVIQEAITNTLEVAEKVETYDKQLFGEARMPNFPVPHGHTADSYLEHSTYQGLKERFRERNIRGEDQEQYLKRLRYEIEIIEKMGFSNYFLVVWDYIRFAREQGIPVGPGRGSAAGSLVAYALKITNIDPVQYDLLFERFLNPERKSMPDIDTDFCIERRGELIDYVTRKYGEDHVAQIITFNRLTSKAVLKDVARVMDIPYAESDRMAKWIPVVRGKPTKLKVMICDETPTPEFKQAYDSDAKVKKWVDLALRLENTNKTYGVHAAGVVISRDPLDQIVPLQRNKEGQVITQYYMEDIADLGLLKMDFLGLRNLTMIQGTLNWVEKIYHQTLDLDNLPVDDEKTYQLLGEGELSGIFQLESSGMKQIVKDLKPSSMDDIGAILALYRPGPLDSGMIPMFISRKHDASKIQYQCPELQPILKDTYGTILYQEQIMRIAQDLGGYSLGQADLLRRAMGKKKKEEMEKHRNQFIDGAAKNGVSKEIANDLFEQMVVFAEYCFNKSHSIAYGYITYQTAYLKANYPVEYLAALLSSVKGDQDKVQRYLADCTSLDITIQPPDINRSGDDFTPVGSTILFGLGAVKNVGESVVEEILQERERGGPFTSLADLCSRVRIANKRALEALIKAGALDALNLNRNQLLSDLDPVVEWAQDRLRDRAVGQVSLFDMFAASPSPAARGFDGAPSGPTVPDFPPQEKLSYEKELLGFYISDHPLKDLKEHARLLAPVPLANLTEVGEEQTISVLTLLTEAKAMVTKKGDRMAILSLEDLTGSTEAIVFPKVYERIREVLEKDRRLLLWGRVDRRDDRTQLIISDAEPVEQVSVVVVDLDLPDAQDSNRLHQLREVLKSSQSEEGGLVSVVARIHYAQRNCLVRFGPQFRVKDAHTALRHLQGHSRPFTAELKHLVTPS, from the coding sequence ATGGGCTTCGTCGGTCTCCACGTACACAGCGAGTATTCGCTCTTGGACGGCGCTAGCCAACTCCCCCAGTTAGTCGAACAGGCTCGCCAGTTGGGGATGCCCGCCCTCGCGTTGACCGACCATGGGGTCATGTACGGGGCGCTCGAGCTGATCAAGCTCTGCCGCAAAGCCAGCCTCAAACCCATCGTCGGGGTCGAGGGCTACATCATCAATACAGACTACGGGAGCGCTCAGACCACAGCCCGTGTCCACAAGTATCATCAGGTCATCCTGGCTAAAAATTTTCAGGGCTACAAAAACCTCGTCAAGTTGGTCACCCTCTCCAATCTGGAAGGAGAGACGGGCAAGGGTATTTTCAAACGACCCTGTATCAGCAAGCGACTACTCGAGCACTATCGTGAGGGACTTATGGTCACCTCGGCTTGTCTGGGCGGGGAGATCCCGCAGGCCATTCTTCAAGGGGACCTGAAGCGAGCCCTAGCCGTAGCCGAATGGTATCAAGAACGGTTTGGGGAGGATTTTTACCTGGAGATCCAGGACCATGGCACCCGCGAAGACCGGGTGGTAAACACAGCGCTCGTCCGGCTAGGGCGCAAATTGGGTATCAAGCTCATCGCCACCAATGATTCCCACTTCACCTGCCAGGATGATGTGGATGCCCATGATGCCCTGCTGTGTATCCAGACCGGTAAATCCATTGCCGAGGAGAAACGACTGCGCTATTCTGGCACCGAATACCTCAAGTCCGCTGAGCAGATGGCTCTGCTTTTTCGCGACCATCTAGAAGACGAAGTCATCCAAGAGGCCATCACCAATACCCTGGAGGTCGCTGAAAAGGTCGAGACCTACGACAAGCAACTCTTCGGTGAAGCGCGTATGCCCAACTTCCCGGTCCCCCACGGGCATACGGCAGACAGTTACCTGGAGCACTCCACCTATCAGGGGCTTAAAGAGCGTTTCCGCGAGCGCAACATCAGGGGCGAGGACCAAGAGCAATACCTCAAGCGGCTGCGCTATGAAATTGAGATTATCGAGAAGATGGGCTTCTCCAATTATTTCCTTGTCGTCTGGGACTATATCCGCTTTGCTCGGGAGCAGGGGATTCCGGTGGGTCCGGGTCGGGGATCGGCGGCGGGTTCTCTGGTCGCCTATGCCCTCAAGATCACCAACATTGATCCGGTACAGTACGATTTGCTCTTTGAGCGCTTCCTCAATCCCGAGCGCAAATCGATGCCGGATATCGATACAGACTTCTGCATCGAGCGGCGCGGAGAGCTGATTGACTACGTGACCCGCAAGTATGGCGAAGACCATGTGGCCCAGATCATTACCTTTAACCGCCTGACTTCCAAAGCTGTCCTCAAGGATGTCGCCCGAGTGATGGACATCCCCTATGCGGAGTCTGACCGGATGGCGAAGTGGATTCCTGTGGTCCGGGGCAAACCCACCAAGCTGAAGGTCATGATCTGCGATGAAACTCCGACCCCGGAATTTAAGCAAGCCTACGACAGCGATGCCAAGGTCAAAAAATGGGTGGACCTTGCCCTGCGCCTAGAGAATACCAACAAAACCTACGGCGTCCACGCAGCGGGAGTCGTCATCTCGCGCGATCCGCTCGATCAAATTGTCCCGCTCCAGCGCAACAAAGAAGGCCAAGTCATCACCCAATACTACATGGAGGATATCGCTGATTTGGGCCTGCTCAAGATGGACTTTTTAGGGCTTAGGAACCTGACGATGATCCAGGGGACTTTAAACTGGGTTGAGAAGATCTACCACCAAACTTTAGATTTGGATAACCTACCCGTCGATGATGAAAAAACCTATCAACTTCTAGGAGAAGGCGAACTCTCGGGGATTTTCCAGTTAGAATCCTCAGGTATGAAGCAAATCGTAAAAGACCTCAAACCCTCCTCTATGGATGACATTGGCGCTATTCTTGCCCTCTATCGTCCCGGTCCCCTGGATTCTGGGATGATCCCAATGTTTATCTCCCGGAAACACGACGCCAGCAAAATTCAATACCAGTGCCCTGAGCTGCAACCGATTCTCAAAGATACTTATGGGACTATCCTCTATCAAGAACAAATTATGAGGATTGCCCAGGACCTCGGTGGCTACTCTCTGGGGCAAGCTGACCTCCTGCGTCGTGCTATGGGCAAAAAGAAAAAAGAAGAAATGGAGAAACACCGCAATCAATTTATCGATGGTGCGGCGAAAAATGGGGTTTCCAAAGAGATAGCTAATGATCTCTTTGAGCAGATGGTTGTCTTTGCCGAATACTGTTTTAATAAAAGTCATTCGATTGCGTATGGCTATATTACTTATCAGACAGCTTATCTCAAGGCAAACTATCCCGTTGAATATTTAGCTGCGCTACTCAGTTCTGTAAAAGGAGATCAAGATAAAGTTCAGCGTTACCTTGCAGACTGTACCAGCCTCGATATTACAATTCAGCCGCCGGATATCAATCGTTCTGGCGATGATTTCACTCCGGTGGGTTCTACCATTCTCTTCGGCTTGGGGGCGGTAAAAAATGTCGGGGAGTCTGTAGTCGAGGAGATTTTACAGGAGCGCGAACGGGGGGGACCGTTTACCTCCCTAGCCGATCTCTGTAGTCGTGTCCGCATCGCCAACAAGCGGGCGTTGGAGGCTTTGATTAAAGCAGGAGCCCTGGATGCGCTCAATCTTAACCGCAATCAGTTGCTCTCAGACCTCGATCCGGTGGTGGAATGGGCGCAGGACCGCCTCCGCGACCGCGCGGTGGGCCAAGTCAGCCTCTTCGACATGTTCGCCGCCAGCCCAAGCCCTGCCGCTCGGGGTTTTGATGGTGCTCCGAGTGGTCCCACGGTCCCCGACTTTCCGCCCCAAGAGAAACTGAGCTACGAAAAAGAACTGCTGGGTTTTTATATCTCCGACCATCCCCTCAAAGACCTCAAAGAACACGCCCGCCTGCTCGCCCCGGTGCCGCTCGCGAATCTGACTGAAGTAGGGGAGGAACAGACGATCAGTGTCCTAACCCTCCTCACCGAGGCCAAAGCCATGGTCACCAAGAAAGGGGACCGTATGGCTATCCTCAGTCTGGAAGACCTGACTGGGTCCACCGAAGCCATCGTCTTCCCCAAAGTCTACGAGCGCATCCGCGAAGTTCTGGAGAAAGACCGCCGCCTGCTCCTCTGGGGCCGGGTTGACCGCCGCGATGACCGCACCCAGCTCATCATCTCCGACGCCGAACCCGTCGAGCAGGTCTCTGTGGTGGTGGTAGATCTAGACCTCCCCGATGCCCAAGACAGCAATCGCCTACACCAATTGCGCGAAGTCCTCAAGTCCAGCCAAAGCGAAGAAGGGGGCCTCGTCTCTGTAGTGGCCCGCATTCACTACGCCCAGCGCAACTGCTTGGTACGCTTCGGCCCCCAATTCCGGGTCAAGGACGCCCATACCGCCCTGCGCCACCTCCAGGGACACAGCCGCCCCTTCACCGCCGAACTAAAACACCTGGTCACCCCATCCTGA
- a CDS encoding MIP/aquaporin family protein, with product MFKDWHVRELLAEAVGTFCLVFCGTGAVVVDVLSGGSVTHLGVSFVFGAVVAALIYALGPISGAHFNPAVTLALWSLGKCHRGQVLSYIAVQLLGASLASMLVLICLGPVAQLGATLPLNGNWGQAFVLELVLTFLLMLIICGSALHPKATPGMAGLAIGLTVGLEAAFGGPISGASMNPARSFGPALVGGIWSAHWIYWVAPILGAGLAAWLWKYLSVETGGHR from the coding sequence ATGTTCAAAGACTGGCATGTGCGGGAATTGCTGGCAGAGGCTGTGGGCACTTTCTGTTTGGTCTTCTGCGGAACTGGGGCGGTGGTGGTGGATGTCCTTTCTGGGGGGAGTGTCACGCACCTAGGCGTAAGCTTTGTCTTTGGGGCTGTCGTCGCCGCTCTGATTTATGCGCTGGGACCAATCAGTGGGGCGCACTTCAATCCGGCGGTCACCCTGGCGCTGTGGTCGCTAGGGAAGTGCCATCGGGGACAGGTTTTGAGCTACATTGCGGTGCAACTGCTCGGGGCGTCTCTGGCTAGTATGCTGGTGCTGATCTGCCTAGGTCCGGTCGCTCAACTCGGGGCCACCCTGCCGCTGAACGGAAACTGGGGCCAAGCCTTTGTGCTGGAACTGGTCTTGACCTTCCTGTTGATGCTTATCATCTGCGGGTCAGCGTTGCACCCAAAGGCCACTCCGGGGATGGCAGGGCTTGCCATTGGACTGACCGTTGGTCTGGAGGCAGCATTTGGGGGGCCGATCAGCGGAGCAAGCATGAACCCGGCTCGTTCTTTTGGTCCGGCTCTGGTCGGCGGAATTTGGTCAGCACACTGGATTTACTGGGTGGCTCCCATCCTCGGGGCAGGACTGGCGGCTTGGTTGTGGAAGTATTTGTCTGTGGAAACAGGAGGACATAGATGA
- a CDS encoding RNA-guided endonuclease InsQ/TnpB family protein has product MSGWFAILTLQSDVSVPDVEPHGRALGIDLGLLSFLATSEGETVQRPKFFVDLQRKLKLLQRRVSSKKLGSANWKKAQAKVARLHQEIADTRKDFHFKTVHHLCNGAGMLFTEDLNFKAMSKGMLCKHTLDAGFGQFLNILNWVSFKRGVFFAKVDANYTSQLCPECGVNTGKKELSERIHHCPECGYTADRDVAAAQVIKMRGLIAAGGHSVKKSAEGTPCEAETL; this is encoded by the coding sequence GTGAGTGGATGGTTTGCCATACTTACTTTGCAATCGGATGTTTCTGTTCCTGATGTGGAACCTCACGGTAGAGCACTAGGAATAGATTTGGGATTGTTGAGCTTCCTGGCAACTTCAGAGGGTGAAACCGTTCAGCGACCCAAGTTCTTTGTAGACCTCCAACGCAAGCTTAAATTGCTGCAACGCAGGGTATCTAGCAAGAAACTCGGTTCTGCTAACTGGAAGAAAGCCCAAGCTAAAGTTGCTAGGCTTCACCAAGAGATAGCCGATACCCGCAAGGACTTCCACTTCAAGACAGTGCACCACCTCTGCAATGGGGCGGGGATGCTATTTACTGAGGACTTGAACTTCAAAGCCATGTCTAAAGGGATGCTGTGTAAGCATACGTTAGATGCTGGTTTTGGTCAGTTCCTCAACATTTTGAATTGGGTGAGTTTCAAGCGTGGGGTCTTCTTTGCCAAAGTTGACGCTAACTACACCAGTCAGCTATGCCCTGAGTGTGGGGTTAACACAGGCAAGAAAGAGCTGAGTGAACGGATACATCACTGTCCTGAATGTGGGTATACCGCAGATAGGGATGTCGCCGCCGCTCAAGTCATAAAGATGAGAGGTTTAATTGCAGCCGGGGGGCACTCGGTCAAGAAGTCTGCTGAGGGTACTCCCTGTGAAGCAGAAACGCTCTAG
- a CDS encoding ArsR/SmtB family transcription factor: MQQTSTPPTSTLLAAGFHALSEPLRIKVLELLREKELCVCEICDVLGVPQSKLSFHLKSLREAGLIRSRQEGRWIYYSLNLPQLVALEQYLAEYRRFGVLLPARSCTNTPAGA, encoded by the coding sequence ATGCAGCAAACCTCTACCCCGCCCACCTCAACCCTCCTCGCCGCAGGCTTTCACGCTCTGTCTGAGCCCCTGCGGATCAAGGTCCTGGAACTGCTGCGAGAAAAAGAATTGTGCGTATGTGAAATCTGTGATGTCCTGGGGGTTCCCCAGTCCAAGCTGTCCTTTCATCTGAAGTCGCTGAGGGAGGCTGGCCTGATCCGCTCACGCCAGGAGGGTCGCTGGATCTACTACAGCCTGAACCTGCCTCAGCTGGTCGCCCTCGAACAATATCTAGCCGAATATCGCCGTTTCGGTGTATTGCTCCCGGCCCGCTCGTGCACCAATACCCCCGCCGGTGCTTGA
- a CDS encoding RNA-guided endonuclease InsQ/TnpB family protein, whose product MCRGVWNYALAERKNWFNSRSCPMDRCSIRKEFIIAADVPRPTYASQCKALTAAKSAFPHLKLVHSQVLQQVLSQLEKAFVGMYDSGRGMPRFKKAGRMRSFLFPQLAQDAVQGNRLKLPNFGFIDMRLSRPIPEGFDLKQVRIVRKASGVR is encoded by the coding sequence ATATGCCGTGGGGTTTGGAATTATGCTCTTGCTGAACGGAAAAATTGGTTTAATTCTCGAAGTTGCCCGATGGACCGATGCAGCATCCGCAAGGAGTTCATTATTGCTGCGGATGTGCCCAGACCCACGTATGCCAGCCAGTGCAAGGCACTAACCGCAGCTAAGAGTGCTTTTCCTCATCTTAAGCTCGTGCATTCTCAAGTACTGCAACAGGTCCTATCTCAGTTAGAGAAAGCCTTTGTAGGGATGTATGACAGTGGGCGGGGGATGCCACGGTTTAAGAAAGCTGGTCGGATGCGTTCCTTTCTATTCCCTCAGCTAGCTCAGGACGCTGTGCAAGGAAACAGGTTAAAGCTCCCTAACTTTGGTTTTATTGATATGCGGCTGAGTCGTCCAATTCCTGAAGGCTTCGATTTGAAGCAAGTCAGGATTGTGCGTAAGGCGAGTGGCGTAAGGTGA
- a CDS encoding response regulator transcription factor: MERSKHLLLVDDDPHFVMLMGDFLEKRGFQVSRANDGRQGLELSQRQNPDLIVCDIMMPKMNGYELVQVLRQQSQKTWTPVIFLSAKGEISDRIRGLQEGADAYLVKPFEPDELIALIESLIRRTTQIQAPPKPPAPTVSTSCTLDDLTPTERRVLLLVAKGLANKLIAKEMKVSQRTVESHVSSILQKTSFTNRTELTRWAIENGFV; encoded by the coding sequence ATGGAACGTTCTAAGCATCTGTTATTGGTAGATGATGACCCTCACTTTGTAATGCTAATGGGGGACTTTCTAGAGAAGCGGGGTTTCCAGGTCAGTCGGGCTAATGATGGTCGTCAGGGACTTGAGCTCTCTCAACGTCAAAATCCAGACCTTATCGTCTGCGATATTATGATGCCTAAAATGAATGGGTATGAGTTAGTTCAGGTGTTGCGTCAGCAGAGTCAAAAAACCTGGACGCCTGTTATCTTTTTATCCGCTAAAGGTGAAATTTCTGACCGTATCCGGGGCCTTCAGGAGGGCGCGGATGCCTATTTGGTCAAGCCCTTTGAGCCGGATGAACTCATCGCGCTCATCGAGTCACTGATCCGCCGGACTACGCAGATTCAGGCCCCACCCAAGCCCCCCGCGCCCACGGTCTCCACCTCCTGCACCTTAGATGACCTCACGCCGACCGAGCGCCGGGTCTTGCTCTTGGTCGCCAAAGGGCTGGCTAACAAGCTCATCGCTAAAGAGATGAAAGTCAGCCAGCGCACAGTTGAGAGTCATGTGAGCAGTATCTTGCAAAAAACCAGTTTCACCAACCGTACCGAACTGACCCGTTGGGCCATCGAAAACGGCTTTGTCTAA
- the arsC gene encoding arsenate reductase, glutathione/glutaredoxin type, translating to MKRVMFVCKRNSCRSQMAEGFARVLGAGVLEVSSSGLEASRVHPTAIAVMAEIGIDLTGQTSNPLSDFQAEDYDIVISLCGCGVNLPEAWVLRGVFEDWQLDDPDGQPLEVFHRVRDEIKVRVAGLIGRQGDGSL from the coding sequence ATGAAACGGGTGATGTTTGTATGTAAGCGAAATTCCTGCCGCTCTCAGATGGCCGAGGGCTTTGCCCGCGTGCTGGGGGCTGGGGTACTTGAAGTGAGCAGTTCTGGCTTGGAGGCGAGCCGGGTCCATCCCACAGCTATTGCCGTCATGGCAGAGATAGGGATCGATCTGACGGGACAGACCTCCAACCCTTTGAGTGATTTCCAAGCCGAAGACTACGATATAGTCATCTCCCTGTGCGGCTGTGGCGTCAACCTGCCCGAAGCCTGGGTGCTACGCGGAGTCTTTGAGGACTGGCAACTTGACGACCCCGATGGGCAACCCCTTGAGGTATTTCACCGGGTCCGCGATGAAATCAAAGTACGGGTGGCTGGTCTTATTGGACGGCAGGGCGATGGAAGCCTTTGA
- a CDS encoding DUF6464 family protein, whose translation MSLPVHLYQSDTRQWVGQICQEKILETGSYVEWEGRTWAVLESSHHYFLKSGTYYLHRVSLFVRPVAVELADRVQVGDRWLIGDATCRFNAQSELLRCVPNPVGPCSGCRFREPREA comes from the coding sequence ATGAGTCTACCTGTTCATCTCTACCAGAGTGATACCCGTCAGTGGGTGGGTCAGATCTGCCAGGAAAAAATTCTGGAAACGGGCTCCTACGTGGAATGGGAAGGACGGACTTGGGCGGTGTTGGAATCTAGCCATCACTATTTTTTGAAGAGCGGTACGTACTATCTCCACCGTGTTTCTTTGTTTGTCCGTCCGGTTGCGGTGGAGTTGGCTGACCGGGTCCAGGTTGGCGACCGCTGGCTTATCGGGGATGCTACCTGCCGCTTTAATGCCCAGTCTGAGCTGTTGCGCTGTGTTCCCAATCCCGTGGGTCCGTGCTCCGGCTGTAGGTTCCGGGAGCCCCGCGAAGCATGA
- a CDS encoding Stp1/IreP family PP2C-type Ser/Thr phosphatase, with protein MFDYLLTVAGSTDVGRVRTNNQDAYHLDVDSRFFVLADGMGGYTGGEVASALAVKTIAHHLDRFLQERHTSVRLPQDWLNRAVLLANEAVLQDAQAHPQRADMGTTIVAVLPLKSMLWFAHVGDSRLYRFRDGQLQQLTADHTLVADMVTHGLLEAHEARRHPYRNVLSRCLGRPDLKQATVNHVLVQPEDRFLLCSDGLTEEVTDAQIAEALSTYPIAPEACQNLVEQANQHGGRDNVTVVVLSIHKQDGSASDGQPSMLR; from the coding sequence ATGTTTGACTACCTACTCACGGTTGCGGGGAGCACCGATGTGGGGCGGGTGCGCACCAATAATCAGGATGCTTATCACCTCGATGTCGATTCCCGCTTTTTTGTTTTGGCTGACGGTATGGGAGGCTATACCGGCGGTGAAGTAGCCAGTGCTCTTGCCGTCAAGACTATCGCCCACCATCTGGACCGTTTTCTTCAGGAGCGCCATACCTCGGTGCGCTTGCCCCAAGACTGGCTCAATCGGGCTGTCTTGTTGGCTAACGAAGCGGTGCTCCAAGACGCGCAGGCCCACCCGCAACGAGCGGACATGGGGACTACCATCGTCGCGGTCCTACCCCTCAAAAGTATGCTTTGGTTTGCCCATGTGGGCGACTCGCGGCTCTATCGCTTCCGGGACGGGCAACTCCAACAACTCACCGCTGACCACACCCTGGTCGCCGATATGGTGACCCATGGGCTACTGGAAGCTCATGAAGCCCGTCGCCACCCCTACCGCAATGTCTTGAGTCGTTGTCTCGGTCGCCCGGACTTGAAGCAAGCTACGGTCAATCATGTCCTCGTCCAACCGGAAGACCGCTTCTTGCTGTGTAGCGATGGGCTGACCGAAGAAGTGACAGACGCTCAGATTGCTGAAGCTCTTAGCACCTACCCTATCGCTCCAGAAGCCTGCCAGAATCTCGTCGAGCAGGCCAATCAGCATGGGGGACGCGACAACGTGACCGTAGTGGTCCTGAGTATCCACAAGCAGGATGGGTCAGCCTCAGACGGTCAGCCCAGTATGTTACGATAG
- a CDS encoding STAS domain-containing protein encodes MTDRYQVFHLTGQLDAFSEPVFRKVIGKFVDEGPHHVILDLSAIDFLDSSGLGALVQLAKKCQGYSGTFQVISNARVTQTVKLVRLESFLNLRSSLAEAVEHIPVA; translated from the coding sequence GTGACTGACCGCTATCAAGTTTTTCACTTGACCGGACAGCTTGATGCTTTTTCTGAGCCGGTTTTCCGCAAGGTCATCGGCAAGTTTGTGGATGAAGGACCGCACCATGTCATCCTCGACCTTTCTGCTATCGATTTTCTCGACAGTTCGGGGCTAGGAGCATTGGTTCAGCTTGCCAAGAAATGCCAGGGATACTCCGGTACCTTCCAGGTCATAAGCAATGCTCGGGTCACCCAGACGGTAAAACTGGTCCGCTTGGAGTCCTTCCTCAACCTGCGTAGCTCCCTGGCTGAGGCTGTAGAGCACATCCCCGTTGCCTGA
- a CDS encoding ABC1 kinase family protein: protein MNNTLSGLNQPLLTGSDVRPAAPAEGLRHYKPDAIEEYYRARWWDQIRRLFQIFGPILFFFLGLGLDRLTGQLARNEQKRAFQLLRIFTRLGPFYIKIGQALSTRPDLVPPVYLEILTQLQDNVPPFSNTQAYALITQELGRPPAEVYQTLSAEPIASASLGQVYRGTLMTGEDVAVKVQRPELLPVVTLDLYLLRTLLAWAKGTFPKIFKSDVVAILDEFGTKLFEEMDYIQEGQNAERFARLLKAIPEVYVPTIHWAYTRHRVLTMEWIDGIKLTKVEEVKAQGLDANKIIEVGVQASLRQLMEYGFFHADPHPGNLMAMRDGRLAYLDFGMMSEVTPEQRYGLLEAVVHLVNRDFPALSRDYVNLGFLETGADLSLITPALEMVFGSALGSSVSDLNFKSITDKLSGVMYELPFRVPAYYALIIRSLVTLEGIAISINPDFKVLELAYPYVANRFLTDDSPRLRQSLYEMLFKDNRFRWNRLENLLKNARGAREYTWERTLDQVLDFLFSDRGQVIRERMLEELFTPDDKGITGYERLTSLLERSERSSLAQTVQRVLPVFSRVLARREGRQLTQQLMSRWLEQQAARLLRQLLTGPDPEPVALRKASVKA, encoded by the coding sequence ATGAACAATACGCTGTCCGGCCTAAATCAGCCGCTTCTGACCGGCTCCGACGTGCGGCCTGCCGCACCTGCTGAAGGGTTGCGCCACTACAAGCCGGACGCTATCGAAGAATACTACCGCGCCCGTTGGTGGGACCAGATTCGGCGTCTGTTCCAGATTTTCGGTCCCATCTTGTTTTTCTTTTTAGGATTGGGGCTAGACCGTCTGACCGGGCAGTTGGCGCGTAATGAACAAAAACGAGCCTTCCAGCTTCTGCGCATCTTTACACGCCTTGGGCCGTTTTACATCAAAATCGGGCAGGCACTCTCCACCCGGCCTGATTTGGTGCCCCCGGTCTATCTGGAGATTCTGACTCAGTTACAGGACAATGTGCCGCCCTTTTCTAACACCCAAGCGTATGCCTTGATCACCCAGGAATTGGGTCGTCCGCCGGCGGAAGTTTACCAGACCTTGAGCGCAGAACCCATTGCCTCCGCTTCTTTGGGACAAGTCTATCGGGGCACGCTCATGACAGGTGAGGACGTGGCTGTCAAGGTCCAACGCCCGGAACTCCTGCCGGTGGTCACCCTCGATTTGTATCTTTTGCGGACCCTCCTTGCTTGGGCCAAGGGCACATTCCCTAAGATTTTTAAAAGTGATGTTGTCGCCATTTTGGATGAGTTTGGGACCAAGCTTTTCGAAGAAATGGACTATATCCAGGAGGGCCAAAACGCAGAGCGCTTTGCCCGTCTGCTCAAGGCTATACCAGAGGTCTATGTCCCCACGATCCATTGGGCTTACACCCGCCACCGCGTCCTGACCATGGAGTGGATCGATGGCATCAAACTCACTAAGGTCGAGGAAGTCAAGGCTCAGGGCCTCGATGCCAACAAAATTATCGAAGTCGGGGTCCAGGCATCCTTACGCCAGTTGATGGAGTATGGCTTTTTCCACGCCGACCCCCATCCCGGTAACCTGATGGCAATGCGCGACGGCAGACTGGCTTATTTGGATTTTGGGATGATGAGCGAGGTGACTCCTGAGCAGCGCTATGGGCTTCTAGAAGCGGTCGTACATCTGGTGAATCGCGACTTTCCAGCGCTCTCTCGGGATTACGTAAACCTGGGCTTCCTTGAAACAGGGGCCGACCTGAGCTTGATCACCCCAGCCTTGGAGATGGTTTTCGGGAGCGCCTTGGGCTCCAGTGTCTCGGACCTCAACTTCAAGAGCATCACAGACAAGCTCTCTGGGGTCATGTACGAATTGCCCTTCCGCGTCCCCGCTTACTACGCCTTGATCATCCGTTCGTTGGTCACCCTGGAAGGTATCGCTATCAGTATCAACCCCGACTTCAAAGTTCTGGAATTAGCCTATCCCTATGTCGCCAATCGCTTCCTGACCGACGATTCGCCCCGCCTGCGCCAATCGCTCTACGAAATGCTCTTCAAGGACAATCGCTTTCGTTGGAATCGTTTGGAGAACCTACTCAAAAATGCTCGCGGAGCCCGAGAGTACACTTGGGAGCGGACGCTAGATCAGGTACTCGACTTTCTGTTCTCAGACCGGGGGCAGGTGATTCGCGAGCGGATGCTGGAGGAATTGTTCACCCCTGACGACAAAGGTATCACCGGCTACGAGCGGCTCACAAGCTTGTTGGAGCGTTCGGAACGCAGTTCGCTCGCTCAGACCGTACAGCGGGTTTTGCCCGTCTTCAGCCGGGTTCTGGCTCGTCGTGAAGGCCGTCAATTGACCCAACAGTTGATGAGCCGCTGGCTTGAGCAGCAGGCCGCCCGTCTGTTGCGCCAACTGCTGACAGGACCCGACCCTGAACCTGTTGCGCTGCGTAAAGCTTCTGTGAAGGCTTAA